One window from the genome of Microbulbifer sp. ALW1 encodes:
- the galU gene encoding UTP--glucose-1-phosphate uridylyltransferase GalU, which produces MNEVKKAVIPVAGLGTRMLPATKAIPKEMLPIVDKPLIQYVVNEAVAAGIKEIVLVTHASKNAIENHFDTSFELEAQLENRLKRQLLEEVRSIVPKDVTVISVRQAEAKGLGHAISCARPVVGENPFAVLLPDVLIDQYAADLKASNLADMVRNFATSKASQIMVEPVEWSQVSKYGVVDCLGADLQTGGTAKIDGMVEKPEVDAAPSNMAVVGRYVLPAEIWGLLEDTKPGAGGEIQLTDAIDELLKKQTVEAYRIVGHSHDCGNKLGYMKAQLEYGLQHAEIGQELKALLGTQQVKVAEAV; this is translated from the coding sequence ATGAATGAAGTAAAAAAAGCCGTAATCCCGGTAGCCGGCCTTGGCACCCGCATGCTCCCTGCCACCAAGGCCATCCCCAAAGAGATGCTGCCCATCGTGGACAAGCCGTTGATCCAGTATGTGGTTAACGAAGCGGTTGCCGCCGGCATCAAAGAAATCGTACTGGTCACCCACGCCAGTAAAAACGCCATCGAAAACCACTTCGATACCTCCTTTGAGCTGGAAGCCCAGCTGGAAAACCGCCTCAAGCGCCAGCTGTTGGAAGAAGTACGCTCCATCGTCCCCAAAGACGTGACCGTAATTTCCGTACGCCAGGCAGAAGCCAAAGGCCTGGGTCACGCCATCAGCTGCGCCCGCCCGGTCGTGGGGGAGAACCCCTTCGCCGTGTTGCTGCCAGATGTACTGATCGACCAATACGCCGCGGACCTCAAGGCCAGCAACCTCGCCGACATGGTGAGAAACTTTGCTACCAGCAAAGCCAGCCAGATCATGGTCGAGCCCGTAGAGTGGAGCCAGGTCAGCAAATACGGTGTGGTGGACTGCCTGGGCGCGGATCTGCAAACCGGCGGCACTGCCAAGATCGACGGTATGGTAGAAAAGCCGGAAGTCGACGCCGCCCCTTCCAACATGGCGGTTGTAGGCCGCTACGTACTGCCTGCAGAGATTTGGGGCCTGCTGGAAGACACCAAGCCAGGAGCCGGTGGTGAAATCCAGCTCACAGACGCCATTGATGAGCTACTTAAAAAACAAACCGTAGAAGCCTATCGCATCGTCGGCCACAGCCACGACTGCGGCAACAAGCTCGGCTATATGAAGGCGCAGCTGGAGTACGGCCTGCAGCACGCGGAAATTGGCCAAGAGCTGAAAGCGCTACTTGGTACGCAGCAGGTAAAAGTCGCTGAAGCGGTATAA
- a CDS encoding transglutaminase-like cysteine peptidase, translating to MLIIPSLALLFTSGLLMAAAAVAPLKLPEGLVQEMSNHYGPEARVRLLSWQMMVKEQSQVLEWQRLQHINAFLNRIPFAEDQDHWQQQDYWATPVQFLASNGGDCEDFAIAKLFSLQGANIDPDKLRLMYVTAKELGQAHMVLVYRANPGEHPLVLDNMAGEIIAARDRTDLVPVYSFNASGLWLNNRTEQNEHEVKVRNHSGSSLWRELVARMEKEGVL from the coding sequence GTGCTGATCATACCCTCCTTGGCCTTGCTCTTCACCAGCGGCCTGCTGATGGCCGCGGCTGCAGTTGCCCCCCTCAAGTTGCCAGAGGGCCTGGTACAGGAGATGAGCAACCACTACGGGCCCGAGGCCAGGGTCCGGCTACTCAGCTGGCAAATGATGGTTAAGGAACAATCGCAGGTACTGGAATGGCAACGCCTACAGCACATTAATGCGTTCCTGAATCGCATCCCCTTTGCCGAAGACCAGGATCACTGGCAACAGCAGGACTACTGGGCCACACCGGTGCAGTTCCTCGCCTCTAACGGCGGCGATTGTGAAGACTTTGCCATTGCCAAACTCTTCAGCCTGCAGGGCGCCAACATAGATCCAGACAAACTGCGCCTTATGTATGTCACCGCCAAAGAGCTGGGCCAGGCGCATATGGTACTGGTGTACCGGGCCAACCCCGGTGAGCACCCATTGGTGCTGGACAATATGGCCGGTGAAATCATTGCCGCTCGCGATCGCACAGATCTGGTTCCGGTGTACAGCTTCAACGCCAGTGGCCTGTGGCTGAACAACCGTACAGAGCAAAACGAACACGAAGTAAAAGTCCGCAACCACTCGGGCTCCAGCCTGTGGCGCGAACTGGTAGCGCGTATGGAAAAAGAAGGAGTGCTCTGA
- a CDS encoding LapD/MoxY N-terminal periplasmic domain-containing protein codes for MAAYKLHNYWSIIGWGRFTLRCVLGLGALVLFSLLVVRTQVLEMQKLQALDSAKAIGAALQPYMHRNDVHSGNINSGDGIPAAPEWRHASNALIRDTLLSAIGQSGAYGQIILIDPDGNTLYEQRYVLADPGVPLWFQRLLPINPPIVQAEVLAGWDIAGTLSVSRHPAAGYQLVWRMALGLAGPGLIMLTTAIWLRRRRLQADAQIMEDWQRTQDLLQNRVYQLTAQLETHEERTLYEKEAAD; via the coding sequence ATGGCTGCTTATAAATTGCACAATTACTGGTCAATCATCGGGTGGGGGCGTTTTACCCTCCGCTGTGTGCTGGGCCTTGGGGCGCTGGTGCTGTTCAGCTTGCTGGTGGTGCGGACGCAGGTTTTGGAAATGCAGAAATTGCAGGCCCTGGACAGTGCCAAAGCCATCGGTGCAGCGTTGCAGCCTTATATGCACCGCAACGATGTCCACAGTGGCAATATAAATAGTGGCGATGGTATCCCAGCCGCCCCTGAATGGCGCCATGCCAGTAATGCACTCATCCGGGATACCTTACTCAGCGCTATCGGCCAAAGTGGCGCCTATGGACAGATCATCTTAATAGACCCGGACGGCAACACTTTATATGAACAGCGATATGTCTTGGCGGACCCGGGCGTGCCGCTGTGGTTTCAGCGTTTGTTGCCGATTAATCCACCAATTGTGCAAGCCGAGGTACTGGCTGGCTGGGATATTGCAGGGACTCTATCAGTAAGCCGCCACCCGGCTGCGGGTTACCAGCTGGTATGGCGTATGGCATTGGGCCTGGCCGGGCCGGGGCTGATTATGCTGACTACCGCAATCTGGTTACGGCGCCGGCGACTCCAGGCGGATGCGCAAATAATGGAGGACTGGCAACGCACCCAGGACCTGCTGCAAAACCGTGTTTACCAGTTAACCGCGCAGCTGGAGACACACGAAGAGCGCACTTTGTACGAAAAAGAAGCGGCCGACTAA
- a CDS encoding O-antigen ligase has product MPNPSLVSATSESTERLERILFYALLALLFWLPIPLGSHRPWAWSILEIYTFVLMGGWLLVNLHSPRLHRLRPYAPLLAIFGLIQAWVFIQQLPVPINWLKTLAPDTAKHLLLSNPSATAGTFSLDPAQTHISLIKGLSYWCLLFLILALVNTPQRLKTLALVVVLTGTFQAFYGVLQALSNSETSWVMGYRNSGIATGGFRYKNHFGNFLVMCLCLGIGLLIASLSSSKTGKLKDKLKNLMNMLLGGKAVVRICLAMMVIGLVMSHSRMANTAFFVSLSITGALGLLLIRNKSRSLTILLVSLMVIDLFIVGSWFGVDKLRQEIEETSFTQETRDEVNQYGMTLIEQHPLSGTGAGSFYSSFPSVKGPGINIFYDQGHNDYLQFAIEFGLPATLLMGAAVLWSLFHAFVALRTRRDSLMQGVAFAAVMAIVAELIMLTTDFHLQAPATAVYFLMMLGLGWKARFMEGEKQRARKRYPPAH; this is encoded by the coding sequence ATGCCCAATCCGAGCCTTGTCTCCGCAACTAGCGAGAGCACCGAGCGCCTTGAGCGCATCCTCTTTTACGCCCTGCTCGCCCTGCTATTCTGGCTGCCAATCCCTCTAGGGTCACACCGTCCATGGGCCTGGAGCATTCTGGAAATTTACACCTTTGTGCTGATGGGAGGCTGGCTGCTTGTTAATCTCCACTCCCCACGACTGCACAGACTGCGCCCCTATGCGCCGCTATTGGCCATTTTCGGCTTGATACAAGCCTGGGTATTTATTCAGCAGCTGCCCGTGCCGATCAACTGGCTCAAGACTCTAGCCCCCGACACGGCAAAGCATCTGTTGCTCAGCAACCCCTCAGCAACTGCGGGCACATTCTCACTCGACCCGGCACAAACCCACATCAGCCTGATCAAAGGCCTCAGCTACTGGTGCCTGCTTTTTCTGATACTGGCCCTGGTAAACACACCGCAAAGGCTCAAAACCCTGGCTCTGGTGGTTGTTTTGACGGGCACCTTTCAGGCGTTTTACGGCGTGCTGCAGGCACTTTCCAACTCAGAAACCAGCTGGGTAATGGGGTATCGCAACAGCGGCATCGCCACCGGTGGCTTCCGCTACAAAAACCACTTTGGCAACTTTCTGGTGATGTGCCTGTGTCTGGGTATCGGCCTGCTGATTGCCAGCCTGAGCAGCAGCAAAACCGGCAAGCTGAAAGATAAACTCAAAAACCTCATGAACATGCTGCTGGGCGGCAAAGCAGTGGTACGTATCTGCCTGGCGATGATGGTCATCGGCCTGGTGATGTCACACTCGCGCATGGCCAATACAGCCTTCTTTGTAAGCCTCAGCATTACCGGGGCACTTGGCCTGTTACTGATCCGCAACAAAAGCCGCAGCCTGACCATTTTGCTGGTGAGCCTGATGGTGATCGACCTGTTTATTGTGGGTAGCTGGTTCGGCGTGGATAAGTTGCGCCAGGAAATTGAAGAAACCAGCTTCACGCAGGAAACCCGCGATGAAGTAAACCAGTACGGGATGACGCTGATTGAACAGCATCCGCTTTCAGGTACTGGCGCTGGCAGCTTTTACTCTTCCTTCCCCAGCGTGAAAGGCCCGGGGATCAATATTTTCTACGACCAGGGGCACAACGACTACCTGCAATTCGCCATCGAATTTGGCCTGCCCGCAACCTTACTGATGGGCGCGGCGGTTTTGTGGAGCCTGTTTCACGCGTTTGTCGCCCTGCGCACCCGCCGGGACAGCTTGATGCAGGGAGTAGCTTTTGCGGCGGTGATGGCGATTGTGGCGGAGCTGATCATGCTGACTACGGATTTCCACCTGCAGGCACCGGCTACCGCGGTATATTTTTTGATGATGTTGGGGCTCGGGTGGAAGGCGCGGTTTATGGAAGGTGAGAAGCAAAGAGCCCGAAAACGGTATCCACCCGCCCACTAG